The following proteins come from a genomic window of Ilumatobacter coccineus YM16-304:
- a CDS encoding LLM class flavin-dependent oxidoreductase, with protein sequence MRVGITVPGQHPIDGTELMLQVADGMGAESVWMPDHILGVFHPDLWPDMAYSKMAADPDAFYDPFVVAGVLGRMTDKAVGISVTDSTRRKAADLARTALTLQHLVPGGFILGIGSGEAESLTPFGYPFEKPVAALEEVLHELRSLIDTGLMPPESGLSGRMGVPLESDKGKPEIWVAGHGPRMLRLTGQYGDGWIPAWPMTPEIYGERRQTIFDAAAAAGRPNPTCSLLPFMMLGESKEYIADLMEQDPLGKLFALFCPGYIWKERGFTHPFGDDSKGFVDIIVHDLDAEELRSLAPEMPFELVEEVIFMGSAADIAGRLQGYADHGLEHVVLANMTGVVGGMEEIEKNGAGMFELNALLTAM encoded by the coding sequence ATGCGAGTAGGTATCACCGTTCCAGGCCAACACCCGATCGACGGCACCGAGCTGATGCTCCAGGTCGCCGATGGCATGGGTGCCGAGTCGGTGTGGATGCCCGACCACATCCTCGGCGTGTTCCACCCGGACCTCTGGCCCGACATGGCGTACTCGAAGATGGCCGCGGACCCCGACGCCTTCTACGACCCGTTCGTCGTGGCCGGGGTGCTCGGCCGGATGACCGACAAGGCGGTCGGCATCTCGGTCACCGACTCGACGCGTCGCAAGGCGGCCGACCTGGCTCGCACCGCGCTCACGCTGCAGCATCTGGTGCCCGGCGGCTTCATTCTCGGCATCGGTTCGGGTGAGGCCGAGAGCCTCACGCCGTTCGGGTACCCGTTCGAGAAGCCGGTCGCCGCCCTCGAAGAAGTCCTCCACGAGTTGCGTTCGCTGATCGACACCGGGCTGATGCCGCCCGAGTCGGGATTGAGCGGACGCATGGGCGTGCCGCTCGAGTCCGACAAGGGCAAGCCCGAGATCTGGGTCGCCGGTCACGGCCCGCGCATGTTGCGACTGACCGGCCAGTACGGCGACGGATGGATCCCGGCGTGGCCCATGACGCCCGAGATCTACGGCGAACGCCGCCAGACGATCTTCGATGCCGCTGCCGCCGCGGGCCGTCCGAATCCGACGTGTTCGTTGCTGCCGTTCATGATGCTCGGCGAGAGCAAGGAGTACATCGCCGACCTGATGGAGCAGGACCCGCTCGGCAAACTGTTCGCCCTGTTCTGCCCCGGCTACATCTGGAAGGAGCGCGGATTCACGCATCCGTTCGGCGACGATTCGAAGGGCTTCGTCGACATCATCGTCCACGACCTCGACGCCGAGGAGTTGCGCTCGCTCGCTCCCGAGATGCCGTTCGAGTTGGTCGAGGAAGTGATCTTCATGGGGTCGGCAGCCGACATCGCCGGCCGGCTCCAGGGCTACGCCGATCACGGCCTCGAACACGTGGTGCTCGCCAACATGACCGGCGTGGTCGGCGGCATGGAGGAGATCGAGAAGAACGGCGCCGGCATGTTCGAACTCAACGCCCTCCTCACCGCCATGTGA
- a CDS encoding carboxylesterase/lipase family protein, protein MTSGQADDSIDELIDERIVETTCRSGALRGLDHDATQEFRGIRFARADRFAAPVDIESWDGMHDGLGFGAQAPQVGGALEQMLGGDELPSDDDCLFLNVWTPGCDDRRRPVLFWIHGGAFLTGTGAMPWYDGNALAERGDVVVVSINYRLGALGFLGTRNLGTLDMISALRWVQRNIADFGGDPGDVTAFGESAGGAAVVSLLAAPAADGLFHKAWALSPSLLQFRSTSTADEMEQIYLDLVGADTVDELTAASLDRLLDAQARFPADTGGMQDFTPTHGTNVFPEPILRVAAHDPRPLVIGTTRDEMLLFTAFDPSRSEWGDDDVRTQFERRFADPEAAIDAYRRHRPDANASQLVSAMQTDEVFRWPAQRLATARADDGRPTWTYEFHQSSTAFDGVLGSCHGLDLPFAFHNLTRQGAEMFTGGGDTLEAIADDFSGAIISFARTGAPGWDAYDTSTRTTRIIDADPRTVDDPEPDLRHLWATR, encoded by the coding sequence ATGACCAGCGGGCAGGCCGACGACAGCATCGACGAATTGATCGACGAACGAATCGTCGAGACCACGTGTCGCTCGGGAGCGCTGCGCGGGCTCGACCACGACGCGACGCAGGAGTTCAGAGGTATCCGATTCGCTCGCGCCGACCGGTTCGCCGCACCCGTCGACATCGAATCATGGGACGGCATGCACGACGGCCTCGGCTTCGGGGCCCAGGCCCCACAGGTCGGCGGTGCGCTCGAGCAGATGCTCGGCGGCGACGAACTCCCGAGCGACGACGACTGTCTGTTCCTCAACGTCTGGACGCCCGGGTGCGACGACCGGCGACGTCCGGTGCTGTTCTGGATCCACGGCGGTGCCTTCCTCACGGGCACTGGGGCGATGCCCTGGTACGACGGCAACGCCCTCGCCGAACGCGGCGACGTCGTCGTGGTGTCGATCAACTACCGCCTGGGCGCGCTCGGCTTCCTCGGCACGCGCAACCTCGGCACGCTCGACATGATCTCGGCCCTGCGCTGGGTGCAACGCAACATCGCCGACTTCGGTGGTGACCCCGGCGACGTCACAGCGTTCGGCGAATCGGCCGGTGGCGCTGCCGTGGTGTCGCTGCTCGCCGCGCCGGCTGCCGACGGACTGTTCCACAAGGCATGGGCGCTCAGTCCGTCGCTGTTGCAGTTCCGGTCGACGTCGACCGCCGACGAGATGGAGCAGATCTACCTCGATCTGGTCGGTGCCGACACCGTCGACGAGCTCACCGCAGCATCGCTCGATCGTCTGCTCGACGCACAGGCGAGGTTCCCGGCCGACACCGGTGGGATGCAGGACTTCACACCCACCCACGGCACCAATGTGTTCCCCGAACCGATCCTTCGCGTCGCCGCGCACGATCCGCGCCCGCTCGTCATCGGCACCACTCGCGACGAGATGCTGCTGTTCACGGCGTTCGACCCGTCACGTTCCGAGTGGGGCGACGACGACGTGCGCACCCAGTTCGAACGACGGTTCGCCGACCCCGAGGCGGCGATCGATGCGTACCGCCGCCACCGTCCGGATGCGAACGCGAGCCAGTTGGTGTCGGCGATGCAGACCGACGAGGTGTTCCGCTGGCCGGCGCAACGACTCGCCACCGCTCGCGCCGACGACGGACGGCCGACATGGACGTACGAGTTCCACCAGTCGTCGACGGCCTTCGACGGTGTGCTGGGCAGTTGCCACGGCCTCGACCTTCCCTTCGCGTTCCACAACCTCACGCGGCAGGGTGCCGAGATGTTCACCGGTGGTGGCGACACGCTCGAAGCGATCGCCGACGACTTCTCGGGAGCGATCATCTCATTCGCCCGCACCGGCGCGCCCGGCTGGGATGCCTACGACACGTCGACGAGAACCACTCGAATCATCGACGCCGACCCACGCACCGTCGACGACCCCGAGCCCGACCTCCGTCACCTCTGGGCCACTCGCTGA
- a CDS encoding acyltransferase, translating into MLERDAVPDTLIRRGLTGLKRAAGEGVHRAWDLAVELGAIGPDTRRGKRFGRFGRNSVICFPPNTLFNEQYIHIGEGTLFGPQITLSAGMIPGQRMVTDPVISVGDRCLLGKGSGIVGHLEIRIGDDVWTGHHVYITDQNHGYDDLDLPISMQVMPERPVSIGDGSWLGHGTVVLPGARIGRHVVIGANSVVTGEIPDNSVAAGVPARVIRQL; encoded by the coding sequence GTGTTGGAGCGAGACGCGGTGCCGGACACGCTGATCCGGCGAGGGCTCACGGGTCTCAAACGTGCAGCGGGGGAGGGCGTGCATCGAGCGTGGGACCTCGCCGTCGAGTTGGGTGCGATCGGCCCCGACACGAGGCGCGGCAAGCGGTTCGGGCGTTTCGGCCGCAACAGCGTCATCTGCTTTCCGCCCAACACGCTGTTCAACGAGCAGTACATCCACATCGGCGAGGGCACGCTGTTCGGTCCGCAGATCACGCTGTCGGCCGGGATGATCCCCGGCCAGCGCATGGTCACCGACCCGGTCATCTCGGTGGGCGATCGGTGCCTGCTCGGCAAGGGCAGCGGCATCGTCGGTCACCTCGAGATCCGCATCGGCGACGACGTGTGGACCGGTCACCACGTGTACATCACCGATCAGAACCACGGGTACGACGATCTGGATCTGCCGATCTCGATGCAGGTGATGCCCGAACGTCCGGTGTCGATCGGTGACGGTTCGTGGCTGGGTCACGGCACCGTGGTGCTCCCGGGAGCCCGGATCGGTCGTCACGTCGTGATCGGCGCCAACAGCGTCGTCACCGGCGAGATCCCCGACAACTCGGTCGCCGCCGGCGTCCCCGCCCGAGTGATCAGACAACTCTGA